GCCACCAGGAACCTGCGCATCGGATTCGGACCTTTGGTGTACTTGTAGATGTACTCCATTCGGTACGCTGGGGCGGTCAAGTTCTCGTGCTTATAATGGCCTCTCCAGAGATCCATGACTATGTGTCCATCAGTCCGCAGTGCCTGGAGTGAGTCTCGCTCAAGTAAGAGGAGAAATGGTAGTGGAGCTCACCTTCGTTCTGCAGTGGCTCGCATTGCGACTTTGTTGCCATTACGTAAAGACGCAGGTAGTGCTGAGATGAGTGAAAGTCGTGCGGTCCTGACAACTTGCGACCCGTCTGCCAGTGCTGGAAAAGTGCGAGTGCTGCAGGATCGTTCTCTGTCGCTGGCGGCTGCCGAGGGGAAGGCGTGGTGAGTGGAGAGTCGGATTCGCTGTCAAATGAGTGTGTTAGACCGTGTTCAGTCGTCTGCACAGCTGATCATGCACGTGAATGATCGCTCACGTACCTGTTGCGGCGAGAGATGTTGCGTGAGATTGATCGTAGGTCGTTGTCAGAGCCGACTCTCAGGCTCGACTGCGACGCCGAGGGACTGAGTGCTGGTCGTGAGGCTGGAGGGACGTTCAAGGACATTCCACGGATATCTGAGATATCTCTGCTGTCGGAATGCTGCTGTGTATGCATGTGAGAGGGTGAAGGGAGGCAGACCGGCATGTTGAAGAAAGAAGTGGTGAAACACTGTTGTTGTGGGCTCTTGGCTCGTTGAAGCAGCAACAACTTGCGAGTGCGCATCATCCACAGCTCAGGTCTAAGTGTGTTACATGTGGCAAGCACGACGAGCCGGGAACATGAAGGCTGTGCTCCTGGCTCTTTATGGCAAGGACATGGCGCAACCGCTGCAGTATTGCCCAAACACCTGGCTAGATACATGTACTGTAGCATGGAGGCACCGGATCCCTTCCTCTGCATCGGGATGTACATACTCCAGACGATGACACGGCTTTATGATCTGCGATCGATATGTAATCTTGATGTGAGTTCTTCTCACGAGGCAATCACCGGAGAGCTCATCCTCGGGTGAGACCTGTATGGGTTGGAGCCTCGAGCGGATGTTCCTGGGCTTTAGGGCGTGATGCTGGCATCGTGTTTTGCATTTGAAAGCGCGGACATTGATGGTTTGCTGCCAGATGTATTTCCGCGTTCTTGCCTCGTGAAGTCGGAGAAAGTAGAAGTCGCGTGTCGCGGCACACCTTCCTTCTGGACATCAGTCAGGGTGACATGGGCCACGAATTGGACAACTTCCATTGCACGAACACATCCACTTCACGGCCTCTCATTCTACCCACGTACAATGGCCGCCATGCTGGCATTAAAGCTGCTGTTCGCTTTCCTTCTCCCGTTGGTCTCCGCGCTCAAATTCGAGATCCAAGCACATCCAGGCCACGAATCCGCATCGAAAGAGCGCTGCATCAGGAACTTTGTCGCAAAGGATCAACTGGTAGTCGTGACCGCGACTGTCAGTGGGAACAGAGGAGATGGACAGACATTGAACATGCACGTACGTATATGCCATGAGAAGCACGTGTCTAGCCGCGACATGCTAGAACATGTGCGAGGCATAAGCAGCTAACACGTTTCCCTTCTCCAGATCAAGGATGCAGTCGGCAATGACTACGCACGCCCTCGCGATGTTGCCGGCGAAGCACGATACGCTTTCACATCCCACGCCGATAGCGCCTTCGACGTCTGCTTCGAGAACATCCTTACAGCCTCCCACAGCGTCCTGAGCCCGACCAAATCCGTGGAGCTCGACATCGATATCGGCGCAGATGCCAAGGACTGGTCGGCGATCCAAGCCTCCGAGAAGCTGAAGCCGGTCGAAGTTGAGCTCAAGCGCATGTCTGGCCTGGCCGCTGAGATCATTGACGAGCTGGACTTCTTGAGGAGCCGTGAGATGAAACTCAGAGATACCAACGAGAGCACGAACGAGCGTGTCAAGTGGTTCGCAATTGGCACTATGGGGTGTCTTGTGGGGTTGGGAGTGTGGCAGGTCGTGTACCTGCGGGCGTACTTCAGGAGCAAGCATTTGATCTAGAGCGTCTTTTGCGGGGGCAATGCTGGAGTAGAAGGCGGGACAAAAGGGTGGGATGAGGTATGTATGCATAGACGAATTCGAATGCTGCGAAACGATGTACTGCAAGACTCTCGAGAATCCTTCATCATGAACGTTTTTTGGCACACAACGGCTAACATCGCGTCGAACAATGCGTATGACTTCGATCAGCAAGCAGGTTCAAGCTTGAAAGCTCACCATGCATGCTGACTGAGCGCCGTGTGACCCAAACACGGCTGAATATTCTTGGTTGTGCCAAAGCGAAGGCACCAGGAGCCTCACTCTGCGCAAACAGAACACTGGTGGCAGGACCACATGCAATGTACAGCCTCAGATCAGGTGTACAGACAGATCAGCGGCTGCTGTACCTTCGGACTTTCTAAACGTAGCCGTGAGACATCATGCCGACATCAGAAGAGACTCGCAACACCGAGGTTGGAGCTGCAATCAGATCGAGCCGCCATGTGAGAAGAACCGTCTAGCCCTCGATTTGTTGTTTGTTGTGTTGTTAGATGAATCGAAAGGCGGCACGGGATTGATGGCGCCCTGGTATGCAGACAAGATGTCCTGCAAAACGACATGGCTTTCAACTGTCACGAGCCCATCACGGGATATTTGTGGATCTTCATTCGGAGCGAGGGGCCAGACACAGGGTATGCACGCTGTATATCAGTGAGACATGGCTGGAAGATGCCGCCTGGCTGCACGATGAGAAAAGAGCCACAATGTTTCTGCAAGCACGGAAGGGAGGCGATCATGCGAAGACTTGCATGTGCACGCTTGGCTGTCACACCGACATTTGCTGCGCGTGCAGTCACCAGCCGGGCAGCGAAGCATCCGCTGGAGAAGGTCAACAAAAATAATAACGAGCTCGAGAGCGCACTGTGTGGAGATTGCATAGTCCCTTTGTGGCCATCACAGGGTTCTGCATTGGCTTGGCGGGAAAAGACTGGCACGGTTCCGGGTCCGGACGCGGTACGGCTCACACCCGCAACGGCGAGCAAGATGACAACCACTCCAAGTAGTGCTATTCGCGGTATCTCAGTGGCAGGAATGTACCTCTTCGAGAGAGATCGCCTTGGAGAACCACTGGTATCCACATTTGATCATTCAATATGGCGAAACAATATTGGACCTTCACATTCTCCTACCTCCTGTGCCCAGCACTGACACAGATCCACTCACAAGGAGAGCATCTCCCAGTATAAGTAACAGTGTCTCGCCCTCTCACTGCATCTCTCATCAGCATCATCAAGCAACTCCATCAACTCCAGACTCCCACATTCATTTCAGCACTTCTGCCACACTCACTCTACCAACAAAACCCAACCAAAACTCAAAATGCAGTTCACCAGCTTCGCCATTCTCGCCATCTCGGCCGTCGCCTCTGCTCGTGTCACCCGCCGTGATGACAGCTCTGCCACTGGTGCCGACAAGGGTGGAACCTGCGCTGTGGGGAGCCAGGTAAGCTGAAGGATCGAGCTCTTTCCATCATCTGTCCTAGTAATTGACACCTCCCAGATCTCCTGCTGCACCACCAACAGCAGCGGCTCTGACATTCTCGGCAACGTCCTCGGTGGCAGCTGCCTCCTGGACAACGTCTCCCTCATCAGCTCGCTGAACAGCAACTGCCCAGCTGGCAACACCTTCTGTAAGCAACTCACAATCGGCCTTCACCAATACTTGTACTGACCTCAACCTTCACAGGCTGCCCAAGCAACCAGGACGGTACCCTCAACATCAACGTCTCCTGCATCCCAGTCTCTGCTTAAGCCGCGCGATGCAGGACGACAGACAAGAACACCATAGTGTCAACGGCGCTGGCTCGTGAGGATTATTAGATCGGCAGCGATGGCGGCGGAGCCTATATGGAAGTTGCTTTGCTTTTCTTCTTTCTGTTTGTAGTAGTTGTTGGAGTCAGATAATGCCTAGAGCACCTAGCGAGTGTTGGCATTGATAATCAAGAAGAGCTAATTTTGCATTGTTATTGTCTTCTCAACCCGCATGTGACGCTTTCCTACCGTGTTAGCCAGACTGAGTTCTTTCCCCCAACCGCCTTTGGAGGCACAAGGGCTAGCGCAATCTGAGTGATAATCCGCTGCTTTGCAGTTCCATAGTGGATGTTCTGGATGATCCTACATGGCTCCCTGGCAAGGCATACGGATATGCCGTCGAGTGCATGCCGCACTCCGTATTATCCGTTGTTGTTATGCTCAATTCAATGGCAGGTCGTCCCCTTGTCGTCCGCACTCCAGCATGAGTCGTTATCCCATCTCCAATCTCATGGCCGCAATTGTACAGATTTCGCTGTTCTTCCACCAGTCTTCAGAACAGCATTGTGTGGACAGCTTCATCAGCTATGTCAGCGTGTTTGACGAAGACTTGTCTGTGTCAGGGATGCTCTTTCTTTGTCGGGAGCTAAGATTCTGCTGTCACGTGGCAGACCACCTCGGCATCCAGCCAATCCCCACGCTATGACCTTGCTTTCACATGCTGGACCGCAGTACAACGCGCACATGCTCAGGTCACCTGCTGCGCGCCGAGAGGCTTAAGGGATCCCGGTCCGGATTTCTGCCTATGTTCACTTGTCCTTGTACGCACTCACTACGATCTGACATGCCTCAATAACACGACCTTGGCCGCACCGCTTCCGCCATCATGGCGACCCAGTCTACCCTCCGACAGCAGCCCGCTGATCGGTTCTCGCAGTGGTTCGATCACTTCTACGAGCGATTCGCCGCCCGTTATGCGAAGATCCAAGATCGAAGTCCGCTGGACAAGAGGACGAGCCAGCTCATCGGCGCGTTGGCCTTGTCCTTGGCCATCATAACGAGCGGCTATGGGGGCTGGCGATACTATAGTAGCAGGAAGCAAGAGCGAGATCTGGGACATAGGTTATTGCGGCGAAACAGTGGTCTACGAGCGAAAGACGGGACGCGTACGTTGTACGTGCCGTACAAAGACACGACGAGCAAGGTCACAATACATCCGATCAAAGCTACGACTTTCGATGCACATAGAAGGTTCTTCTTGAATCCCACCAGGCAGCGCAACTCAGGCAGAGAGTTGCCTCTCGGTGTTCCACCTCCGAACATCAAGCCTGGCCTCAATGTCGCATTCGTGCATCAGTTTATGGCTATCATGCAGATCGCGGTACCCAGGCTAGGATCCAAGGAGTCCGGTCTCCTCACGACACATGCTTTCTTTCTATTGTTGAGGACATACCTTTCGCTAGTAGTCGCCAGACTCGACGGAGACATAGTACGCGATCTGGTGGCTGGAAAAGGCCGTGACTTCTTGCTAGGCCTGGCAAAATGGTTGTCCGTTGGTGTGATAGGCAGCTATACGAACTCCATGATCAAGTTCCTGCAAGCAAAGATCAGTATTGCATTCCGAACGCGACTCACGAGGTACATTCACGACCTATACTTGGGACCACACATGGCCTACTACAAGATGCACAGTCTGGACGGTGGTGTAGAGCACGGTGCGGATCAATTCATCTGCCGCGATCTGACACTGTTCTGTGACAACGCTGCGAATCTTTACTCAAGTCTGGGCAAGCCGCTCGTGGACTTGTTCACTTTCAACTACCAGCTGTACCGTTCGCTTGGTCCGCTGGCATTGAGCGGTCTCCTAAGCACATACATCGGTACTGCAGTATTGTTGAAAAAGCTGAGTCCGCCATTCGCTAAGCTGAAGGCCGCAGAAGGTCGTAAGGAGGGAGACTTCAGATCTTTGCATGCTAGGCTCATCGCGAATGCTGAAGAAGTGGCATTCTATGCTGGTGGTCCGACAGAACACGCTCTCCTCGATCAAGGCTTCAAAGAGTTGAGGAAATGGATGGAGGGCATTTACCGCGTGAAAGTGGGCTACAACATGCTCGAAGATTTCGTTCTGAAGTATACCTGGTCGGCACTAGGATACATTATCACCAGTCTTCCCGTCTTCCTGCCCGGTCTTGGATTGGCACCAGAACCGGTATCGAAGTCAAAGACAGTCACATCGCCAGAACTCGCAGAAGTAGCAGAGTCGAACGACAGAGCTGGCTCACGAACCAAGCAATTCATTACAAACAAGCGCCTCATGCTGAACCTTGCAGATGCTGGCAGTCGCATGATGTACTCCATTAAAGACCTGTCCGAACTTGCGGGCCAGACCAGTAGAGTATTCATGCTTATCAGTACGCTACATCGCGTGCAGGCGAATGCATACCAGCTACCAAGGACCGTCTACCCCGAGCCTTACAACCTGACGGACGTGCAGGGCACTTGGCAGAAGGGCTTCGATGGTGTGAGACTAGAGAATGTGCCAGTCGTTGCTCCAGCACCATTCCCTATGGGCGGTGAGGAGCTCATCGAGAACCTTTCTTTCATTGTCGGGCCTGGTGATCACCTGCTCATTACTGGACCAAACGGTGCTGGCAAGTCTGCAGTCGCGAGGATTGTCGCAGGCTTGTGGCCGACCTACCGCGGACTGACATCAAGGCCACGCAACAATGGCCAGGATGGCATCATGTTCCTGCCACAGAAGGTGTATCTTAGTCCTGGTACTCTACGGGATCAGGTCATCTACCCACATACCGAGTTAGACATGCGAGAAGCAGGACGTCGCGAAAGTGAGCTGCAAGCGATGCTGGAGGAAGCGAAGCTGGGCTACATACCTGAGCGCGAGGGCGGTTGGGACACACGGAAGATGTGGCAGGATGTGCTCAGTGGTGGCGAGAAGCAAAGGATGGGCATCGCTCGTTTGCTGTACCACGAACCACGTTACGCTTTTATCGACGAGGGCACGTCTGCTGTCAGCTCTGATGTCGAAGGCATCCTGTACGAGACGGCGAAGCGTAAGGGCATTACGCTCATCACGATATCGACCAGAGCCTCGCTAAAGCGATACCACTCTTATACGCTGACACTTGGTTTGGGCGAGGACGCGAATGAGTACGAGTTCTTGCGGATTGGTACCGCCAGCGAGAAGGACAGCGTTGAGAAAGAGATTCAGGAGCTGCGTGAGAAGCTGGCACAGGTCAATCAGTGGAAGCAGAGGAAGCAAGAAATCGAGCAAGAGCTAAGCAAAGTCTGGGTTGCTGGGCAAGAGCTGGAAGAACCCGCATACTCGAAGAAAGAGCGAGACGCTGAAGTGGTACCTGCTGAATGAAGCGCCTGCCACGACGCCACGACTTCGTCACGGATCCTGGCTCTTGCCGGCGTTGGAAATAAACATTGATGCCAGAGAGCGCAGCTGCACTTTCGATTGCAGTGGACACAAAACATCGACAGCACTTCCATCATCAATGAACAATATCAACGGCACCTCTATCTGTATCGAACAATCAACACCCATACACAACTACCCGTAGACACCAGCAAAACCGGTCTTCGCGATGGACATCACATCACCGCAGACTAGGTGTCGCCTGCTGCTGTCTCTGCCGCGCGAGATTCGAGACATTATCTGGCCCTACTCAGTCGTACAGCCTGGCAATATCACTTACACGCCGCAATTCGCGCACACCTAGCCTGACCCATACATGCAAATGGATCAGGCTAGAAGCTCTAGTCGCCTGGATGAAGGACAACCACTTCATTCTTATTGTTCAAGACTATGCCCCGACGCTTTTGCAACCGTGGCATTCATTCTACTGGAAACTGGCCGAACAACTCCGGGCAATCGGCGGGAATATCCCAGACCCTCTGACCACCCTGTGCATGCTCGGGAAGGAGGATCCAAACAATTTGAAGGAGTGGTGCAAATTGGCCTGGGGAAGGAAATTGCCAGCACTCCCATTGAATCGCTATGCAACAGTCGACACCAGGGTTGTCATGGGTGCCCATGGCATTGCGAAGGTCCACATTTGCAGGAGCTGGGCAGACTGCGAGAAGACATTGGACCATCTATTCTTCGTGGTGGGCGCGTGGGATCGGGCATGGGAGATAAAAGCGAGGTTGTGAGCGAAAGGTAGGGGTGAGATGACATTGAGGTTTTGGTCAATGCAGACATCGTCGGATACGATCGTCAAAGGCACCTCGGACACAATGGACAAAGATGGCAGCAACGCTCGATGCGGCATGAAGGAGGGATACTCGAAAGGACTATGCACAAAGAACAAAGGGATGTTCCGCCAAGTATCATCACTAATGCTACTAGTTTTCGACAGACCTGTCGTCGCGCCATTCAACAGTTTGATCATCGTGAAAGCTTATCCTGCAACTCAACAGATAGGCTAGCAGACATAATGAAGAGACCTGCCGAGGATGAAGATCCACCCACCTCTCACAAGCGTTCCAAGGCCGATGAAGACGAGACTCCACAGGGTATTACAGATGATACTGTAGATGACGGTTACAAGCTGTGGCACGATCTAGAAGTGGCGGAAGCCAATTATGCGAAAGGCTCTGACTCGGAAGACGAACCAGGTTTGTTACTCCACGAGACATTTCAGCATGTCGCCTTTGACTGATATCTCGAAAGACGAAGAGGCTGAGGGTCGAGAAGCCTGGGATCAACTCAGCGCAGAGGAGAAAGCTACAGTTTCTTCAGCCATCAAAGCGTGGAACACCGCAAAAGCCGATGAGCAGACGGCGGAGAAGCTGAAGAGACAACACAAGGGCAGCTACGCAGGTGGTCCCCGGGACGACGACGAATATGGCGACGAAGACTACGGACGACCTTCCTTCGAGCAATACAGAAAGAGCGAAGAGAATTTGCACAAGGCGAGGCAAAAGGTTTGGGACCTCTCCGAGGAACTATTGAGGTTGCGCGAGGGCAGGAAATGTAAATATGTAGAACAAGAGCTGGAACGAATGGATAACTTCGTCATTACCTGGGAGCACATCGTCCTCGAACTCCCCGAGTTGGAGAAAGCCGCGAAGCAGAAACTGGAGCAGAGGGAGAGTCGGGCACTATCAGAGCTTGGAGAACTTGGAGCCGGCTGGGTTGGGAGCTGGGATCTTGGGGCTGGAGCATTCGGCATTGCCACTCTATCTGTCAAGCAAAACCACGCCGGCCTCATCATAGACCGCGTCGTCATCAAGGACTCCTACTTCCCCGAAAACGACCCAGACACGGACGCCATCTGGCGCGACCGCGACACCTGGACCAACGGCGCACCACGAAGCGCCACGAACCCCTCCAGCGTCCCAGTAGAAGTCCACGCCCTGTACAGCCTCCGGCGCTGCGCCTCCTCCTCTATCCTCAAGATCCGAAACTGGCGCTTCGGTCCCGGTGAACGATCATACCGCATCCTCACCGAATTCTGCCCCCTCGGCGACCTCGAAGACCTCTTTAGAGATGTAGGCTACAGCTCCCTCCGCCGCGACAATGAGCCTGAAACAGATCACTCTCGCTCCCTAAAACTCCTCCCCGAGCCCTTCCTCTGGTGTCTCTTCCACAACCTCTGCACGGCTGGAATCCTCATGGACCGCGGCGAACTGTACCGCAATCCTATCCTGCCCTGGGAGAAAATCGTGCACCGCGACATCAAACCCAATAACGTTTTCCTGGCCCTGCCTTCGTCCTCGTCCTCTGTGTACAAAGGCTATCCAGTCCCCAAACTAGGCGATTGGGGCCTTGCGTACCTCTGTCCAGGTGGGCCCACCTCTACCTGTAACCCGCTCGCCTTCGCAGCTCGGGGTACAGAAGGATACAAAGCGCCCGAACAAAACCGCATGGGGACGATTCGACCACTCAGCTCAAAGACGAATGTCTGGGCAGTGGGAGCGGTGCTGTATACCATGCTAGCTGCGAGCGCTCCAAAGCGCTCCTCAAACCTGAGTGATACGGATGGAGCCTTCGATGTCACCGCGGAGAAGAAATACAGTCAAGAGCTCCGCGGTTTAGTTCTGACATGTCTACGAAGCGAGCCAGATCAGCGGCCGAGTTTCGATTTTTTGCTTAAGAAGATAAGACGATATACAGCTCCTGGCTCGAAGGATAAAGCGGGAGATTTGCGTGATGCGTCTGTTAATCGTGGTGCGTTTACGGGGAAGTTTGAGTTGGATCATGGGAAAAACGATATGTGGGCGTTGGGTTCCAGGTTGAGGGATAAGGAGCTGCCCGAGAATTTGGATGAGTTTCCGAGTCCGCCGGAGATGGGCGAGCATTCTTcagaggaagaggaggaagagGATGATCTTAGTGGTGCGCCGGGGTCGATGATTAAGGACCCGAGGGAATAAGTCAACGTGTATCGATTGACACGAAGGGACGAGAGCGATGGTCGGGATCTGCATATGAAGGTATCTGAGCTGAATAATCAGAAGGATCTCCGTGCTTGTGTAGTCACTATTCAGCAGAGCCTGTTCAGTCGGAGCTATCACCATCCTCATCAGCTTCTCCTTCAACGAGAGGCACGACTCTGAACTCTACAAAGACCACACCGTTGCCAGTGCCTCCTGCATCGACTTCAACGAGAAATTGCATGCAAAGCACGCCTTCCTCATCGAGGCGCAGTGACACTTTATTCGAGCTTGCCATCGCACGTTGTGCAGCCTTGATCAGACTAAACTTGAAGCTGCCGCTCGTTCTATTCGAACAGGAAAAGCTCTCCAGCACAGGCGTCTCCGAGTCCGTATGCGTCGTGAAGTCGACTGCAGCTGAGCCCAATGCACCGCTTGCCGAGAAGGACAGATTGGCGCCTTGTCGTGTTGTTGGGAAGGCTTGCAGGGTGAGTTCTGTTGGGTTCATTGAACTTAGCTCTGCAATGGCATCAAGCAGGTAATTCGACCGCATGACCGTTCTGAGTTCGATGTTGTCGCGATTGAAGGGTATCTCTTCCGGACTCTCAGCTTCGTAAGTGGTGAGGTCGCATGTGGTGGTGACTCCAGCTTCGGTCATGTTGATGCTCAAAGGGCTGCCTTCTCCGTCATAGGTGAAGCTGCATACGCCCGCATGTGCTTGGTTCGAGAAGGCATTGATGCCAGCGTGTCGATTCAGGCGATGTGCAGCAAAAGAGTCATACTCGCCAGGTCGTTTCGCAGTGCTTGGGTCGGAAATGCTGAAGATATTGAGAGTTTCGAGAAGTGCAATGAGGTTTACTTCGAAGAGAGGCGGCACTGCTTCATCGTCTTGAGATGACACCGAAGGTGGCGGAGTGTATCTATACGAGGAGAACATGTCCGCCTCAAGAAAGACGAAGGCCTCCATGACGCTGCCATCGTCGGTGGTAAATCTCAGCCCCTTGTCCGAGATGCGAACGTTGGCCTTCTTTGCAAAGGAGATGCACCGAAGCAACAGCAGGATTTGTCGCGCAGACGAGGTCACAGCTGCGAACATTGGTCCATCTGTTGCCATCTTGACGTGTTTGGGACCGCGTCAGCACGCGTCCTGTGCGTGTCTTCGACTGCGATGCCCGAACGGGACCCTTCACTGACCGCTGTCCCTGCCCTCCTCAAGCTGAGTCTGCAGTCCTGCTATGTCGATTGTGGTTATACGCTTATACGTATACACCCACAGCGCAGATCATGTACACAGCACCGAAGCCGAATGCGAGGGAAGCTGGAAGGGCGAGGATCGGGATGTTCTTGAGGTTGAGGTCTGCTGTGTCGTCAGTATACATACGGTCCTGCTGTACCATGCCACATACTGAGACCAAAGAGACCAGTCAGGATGATGGCACCGAGCAGGAGGAAGAAGCCGATGGAGAGCTGCGTGTCCTTGTCTACAGCAGCCTGGAACGGTTGGCCTGCAGAAGCCTCCCAGAGTGCGTGAAGTGGTTGTGAAGACATGGAGTCGTGGACGTGTTCGGTGGGTAGTATCTGGTCGATATCGTGACGATGGTATTG
This genomic window from Fulvia fulva chromosome 4, complete sequence contains:
- a CDS encoding Serine/threonine-protein kinase ATG1, with translation MRHEGGILERTMHKEQRDVPPSIITNATSFRQTCRRAIQQFDHRESLSCNSTDRLADIMKRPAEDEDPPTSHKRSKADEDETPQGITDDTVDDGYKLWHDLEVAEANYAKGSDSEDEPDEEAEGREAWDQLSAEEKATVSSAIKAWNTAKADEQTAEKLKRQHKGSYAGGPRDDDEYGDEDYGRPSFEQYRKSEENLHKARQKVWDLSEELLRLREGRKCKYVEQELERMDNFVITWEHIVLELPELEKAAKQKLEQRESRALSELGELGAGWVGSWDLGAGAFGIATLSVKQNHAGLIIDRVVIKDSYFPENDPDTDAIWRDRDTWTNGAPRSATNPSSVPVEVHALYSLRRCASSSILKIRNWRFGPGERSYRILTEFCPLGDLEDLFRDVGYSSLRRDNEPETDHSRSLKLLPEPFLWCLFHNLCTAGILMDRGELYRNPILPWEKIVHRDIKPNNVFLALPSSSSSVYKGYPVPKLGDWGLAYLCPGGPTSTCNPLAFAARGTEGYKAPEQNRMGTIRPLSSKTNVWAVGAVLYTMLAASAPKRSSNLSDTDGAFDVTAEKKYSQELRGLVLTCLRSEPDQRPSFDFLLKKIRRYTAPGSKDKAGDLRDASVNRGAFTGKFELDHGKNDMWALGSRLRDKELPENLDEFPSPPEMGEHSSEEEEEEDDLSGAPGSMIKDPRE
- a CDS encoding Endoplasmic reticulum vesicle protein 25 — translated: MAAMLALKLLFAFLLPLVSALKFEIQAHPGHESASKERCIRNFVAKDQLVVVTATVSGNRGDGQTLNMHIKDAVGNDYARPRDVAGEARYAFTSHADSAFDVCFENILTASHSVLSPTKSVELDIDIGADAKDWSAIQASEKLKPVEVELKRMSGLAAEIIDELDFLRSREMKLRDTNESTNERVKWFAIGTMGCLVGLGVWQVVYLRAYFRSKHLI
- a CDS encoding DNA damage checkpoint control protein rad1 — encoded protein: MATDGPMFAAVTSSARQILLLLRCISFAKKANVRISDKGLRFTTDDGSVMEAFVFLEADMFSSYRYTPPPSVSSQDDEAVPPLFEVNLIALLETLNIFSISDPSTAKRPGEYDSFAAHRLNRHAGINAFSNQAHAGVCSFTYDGEGSPLSINMTEAGVTTTCDLTTYEAESPEEIPFNRDNIELRTVMRSNYLLDAIAELSSMNPTELTLQAFPTTRQGANLSFSASGALGSAAVDFTTHTDSETPVLESFSCSNRTSGSFKFSLIKAAQRAMASSNKVSLRLDEEGVLCMQFLVEVDAGGTGNGVVFVEFRVVPLVEGEADEDGDSSD
- a CDS encoding Peroxisomal long-chain fatty acid import protein 2; protein product: MATQSTLRQQPADRFSQWFDHFYERFAARYAKIQDRSPLDKRTSQLIGALALSLAIITSGYGGWRYYSSRKQERDLGHRLLRRNSGLRAKDGTRTLYVPYKDTTSKVTIHPIKATTFDAHRRFFLNPTRQRNSGRELPLGVPPPNIKPGLNVAFVHQFMAIMQIAVPRLGSKESGLLTTHAFFLLLRTYLSLVVARLDGDIVRDLVAGKGRDFLLGLAKWLSVGVIGSYTNSMIKFLQAKISIAFRTRLTRYIHDLYLGPHMAYYKMHSLDGGVEHGADQFICRDLTLFCDNAANLYSSLGKPLVDLFTFNYQLYRSLGPLALSGLLSTYIGTAVLLKKLSPPFAKLKAAEGRKEGDFRSLHARLIANAEEVAFYAGGPTEHALLDQGFKELRKWMEGIYRVKVGYNMLEDFVLKYTWSALGYIITSLPVFLPGLGLAPEPVSKSKTVTSPELAEVAESNDRAGSRTKQFITNKRLMLNLADAGSRMMYSIKDLSELAGQTSRVFMLISTLHRVQANAYQLPRTVYPEPYNLTDVQGTWQKGFDGVRLENVPVVAPAPFPMGGEELIENLSFIVGPGDHLLITGPNGAGKSAVARIVAGLWPTYRGLTSRPRNNGQDGIMFLPQKVYLSPGTLRDQVIYPHTELDMREAGRRESELQAMLEEAKLGYIPEREGGWDTRKMWQDVLSGGEKQRMGIARLLYHEPRYAFIDEGTSAVSSDVEGILYETAKRKGITLITISTRASLKRYHSYTLTLGLGEDANEYEFLRIGTASEKDSVEKEIQELREKLAQVNQWKQRKQEIEQELSKVWVAGQELEEPAYSKKERDAEVVPAE